CATTAAGTGTCATCCTTCCAATGTCACATGTTAGGATTATCAATTGTgagaatattaaaaatgagCCTATGCATATGGGCTCTTAAAGTCATTTCATTTTTGAACTTTGATTTATTCACATTTCACTTTTTATTCACCTCAATTCTACTTATTTtggtttttctcttttctccttttctattatattatctatcacatcttgTTCCTCATGTAACTAAAAtattatctatcacatctcatattctctctcctttatttttttttcttttttcttatctCTATCTTCCTTCCATCTATTTtccactcaagagtgtgaatgaAACAATAATCTTTCATCTTTGATAGACTAATTTTACTCTGGACCAGTACATACATGACAATATGCTGTCAGGTCTGCTTATCACATAAATGCCTCGACTACCCTCGACCCAGATGGATCCTCATCATCTAACAATATGGAGGTTGAGTCTGCCAAATAAGGTAGAGAACTTCAAATGGAGGCTAACACTTAACTCTCTACCAACCAGAAAGAAAACATGACCAAAAGAGGAATATTAACTATTGATCCTAACTTCATGTGGAGGCTGGCATCCACCAAGTACATGATCAACTCAAACTTAATGTTGATGTTGGTTTTTTTAATGGTTGTTCTGGTTTGGTGAGATTTTAAGGAACTGTCATGGAGCTACTTGCCATGAGTGCAACTCAGGACAGGGAAATTGGGTCCATGAATTAGGACAATGAACACAATAAGTGAACACAAGCCAAGGCTCATTTAACAGTCTAACCTCACTCAATGAATCTATATACAGCAAAGAATAGAATTTccatttaactaaaataaaaggGACAATCATGACTTGGAAATCCATGCATTCTATACATGTGAAAGCAAGAACTTCCTAAACAAACAATCAGGGACAAAGCTATCACTCAAAAGTTTGAACATTTACAGTGGGAGTATCTGGAGGTCTGCTATAAATATCATCAAAATGAAGTTTAAATTCTCCTGCCTCTAAGTCATCATCTGTGCATGCTGTTCTAGATAATTTGTTATAATCTCTCCAGTAAAAGCGCTGTTCATGATCTTGATCCTCAGAACCTCTATCAGAATACTTATCATGATAACCAAATGCAGCTTGTTGATTGAAATCTGGAGGCTCAAAAAAGCTTGTCTGAGCATGTCCACCCTGAGGGCCACTTCTATCCCACCAAGGACTCCTGGCAGAAGGGGACAGTTCATTATGATTCAGATCCTGAATTAGGCTTTCCCTGAAGATGGGAGCTGAAGTGGAAGCTCCAAGTTGAGATACAGCCCGAACCTCGAGATACTCATGTGAGTTTTCTTCATACACAGGTTCATTCTGTGTCAAGTTGGGCATCCAATGCTCTCTGGAATGATGCTCTATTCCTCCAAACGGTTCTGATGGGACGACATCTCTCAAGGTTGTGTCATGAGGTTGAGATGTATAGTACCAATCAAGAAGATAGGGATGATTGTTTTGGATGGTTTCAATCAACCACAATGAACTTAAATGATTGTCAGTTACAGAAGTACTGTATGGCGATTCCCGGGATATAAACCTGTTTCTGTCACCATTGCTTCCCATATTAGGAGTAGGACTATCCCTAAACATTCTAGAAGGGGATGATGCAGGATGTCTGTTTCCATGTACACGTAACTTTTGCTCCCTGAATGTTCTGAGATTTAGCGAAAACCGCTTCCCCTGAGCATTTGGTTCCCATGAAGGGTAACTACTCTGAAAGCTGTAATGACAACAGaagtttaattaataaaattgtaCAGGAACAGTTCACATCTGTGTTCCGAACAATTTTATTAGTAAACAAAGTCTGAGAGAAAAGTTGCCTAAGAGAGTAGAAACATGAATTTTCTTTTGTTCTAACTGACCAGTTTTTTCTTGCTTTCTTTTTCCTCCAACTTTTAAAATTGAGGTCTTTTTACTTCTTGCCTGAACTTCATTTATATCAAAGAGCATTGACACCGTAAGCAAGAGAATTACAACACAGACAATTTGAAATTAAAAGTAATGGACCTGTTAATTTCAAGCTTATGAAGAATTAAATTTTCCAAACAAGAATAGATTTAAAGATTCGAAGTTGGAACTATTAGAAACTTTAGAGATGCGATCTAATTTTGTTGGCTGGTTGGACTGACTAACTCTATGATTTCAATAGCCGAATGCAAGAGAAAGACTAAGTAAATCAATTTTTGTTTCAAAACACGCGCACAGACACTGGTTAATAATCATCACAACAGTActggaaataatatttaaagGGAAAACATATATATGGATAACTGATGGAATTTTGACCTTCCTGTAGCTAAGGAAGTTAGATAATTAATTATCGCTTTTTAGTGAAATCTTTACTTTTCCTTCCTCCcccccaaacaaaaaaaaaagagcaacaTAAACTCTATTGCAACAACTATAAAAGCATGAAGGCGAGTTAAAAGACAACAATCAACAGAGAAGCAGTAAGACCTGAGAGATTAGTTGAAAAACCttaataaatatgcaatgaaATAGAACTGCCAAGACCATACCTCAAGAATGATTTCTCCATCTTCCCCTGGGAACTACGCCTGCTACGAGGTGCATTGTATGGGGAACCATAATTACTGTTTCCATGCTCTTGAAAATCAAAGGAGCTATAACTGTGACAACATGACAAATAAAAGGCCAAAGGTGAGGGATGCATAATTgcatattcaaattcaaaagaaTAAAATTCAAACCATTCCCTGCTAACCTGCAAACATGCCCAACACCTTCAACATTTACAGTGAAATCAGCAATGAACTGCAAGATATCATCAACTCGCTGCAAAATGAAGAAATTTGCATAGTGAATACCTCATACTGGATGGCATCTTAATAATAAAGTTATCTCAAAGTGCAGAACTGACCTTTGGGACAATAAACAGAAGTAAATATGGTGTGAGGAAAATCGAGGCCATCTCCTCAAGTAACATCATTCCAGTATACTGCACCAGACAAAAAAATACAAGAGCATGAGATGAACTATTTAATCTTATGCTATCGAGTAAATAAAGAACACATAAGGGTTGATCTAACATAATGTGAATGCATAAATCATATGCCTCAGGTAAAGTACCTGGAATAAGGTTTCAAACTCGATACGGACTTTTTCAGTACTTTCTTTGCCACGCCATCTCTTTGGCATATAATGTGTATGCTGAACCACCATAGATATTGCTCCCTCAGGGTCCAAAACTAGAAGCTCGTTTGCAATTGCAGCCCGGCTAATGGCAGTTATAGTTCCAAAAACAGCAGCATACCAAAACAAGTTCCGACCAAATATCTGCAATGggtttcattaaaaaataaaaatgaatgacTGTCGTGACAATATGACATACTGTATAACTTTGTCAAAATTAACAGAAGTACAGTACATGGCCCTCTAGCAGAGACTCTTCAAGAAAAGCAATGATGATCAGAATTGCAGCAAAGCCACCCGATACAAAAGAGATGAATTTTGCAATGATAGAtatgataggagaaggaaattGCTTGACATAATCAGAAGCATGCAGTACACTGTTATTAATCCGATGCCTGAAGAGATGCTCCACCTAAAAGACACATTGATAAGCTTTAGCATGAAATGAAAGTAAAAGAATACAAGATCATGTTAACAATGATAACCCCAGGTGCTATCACTTCCAAACTATTGATAGCTCATACCATTACTTTCAAGAAATTAATACCTTTATCACAAAAGTAAAAGGGAGCCCACATATATAACATAAAGTTCACTCTCCGATGCATGCGCACAGACGCGCGCGCACACACACTTATATTTAGTAATATCTAGGTTCTCTGCCAATAAGCTATgttaaataagtaaaataattttGTGAAAGAAACTTGAAATTCAAGTCAGTCAACAATGTTTACAGACAATAAAAGACCTGGCTCAAAAAATATGCACGGAAAAGCAAGCTAATGATCAGAGACTAGACTAGTATCATCTTTCAAGCAAGGTTACAAAAACGAATTCTTGGGAAAGTAGTTCCATTTCAGCAAGTAGGAACGGTTAATCATTCATGTGGTTAATTAAGTCAATAAGTGGTCAATGGTCATTCATTAACTGCAATTCAAACATCATTAACCACTCAAGCCATTGGTTGTTTCTAATGGAAATATTTTTACCAAGAACTTCGTTCTTGTAGTTTCCCCTCATTGTTCAATAAGGACCTTCATCAAGAGTTGTTTATAGTTTCAAATCTTTCTTAcatgatcttttttttttttgcagattAATAGGGCATACATGCCTTAGATATAGAACCCTTCATGGACCTCCATCAAACAATTTAAGATTTTAGGAAAATAGGCATATGCTTGTTCCAATTACTTCGTCAAGATAAGATGAACTAAACACACACTTGGTCTTTGACATGGCATCAAATATTTATGGTCCTAGCCTCATTGACGCCATGAAAGctgcaaattaaacaaaaataaaaaggagACCCAAAGAAACAATAATGATATTGGTACCTCGTTGAATTCCCTAAAGATCCACCTTGACAAATTTGACCATCTTCGAGATGATGCGGTGCTTGGGTGATTATAAAATTGCTCAGCATGCCTCAGAAACAGATATACCAGCATGAATATGACAAGAAATGGAGAAAGTAATAGCATTACAAACCCAACTACCACAAGCCTTTTCTGTAATGTCTTTGGATTTGACACAAAATCTCTCCTGACATGAAAGTTTCTGCAGCAAATTCATGCATAAATGAGAATATCAGTATTTAAAAGAGTAAAAgtataatgaatttttttacatgTATTACTTAACTGAATCACCACATAAGTCTATCTAAACACATTCATGTGAAAGACAAAAGCAAAATACAACAACCAGCTCCTATTCTACTATGAAGTCATCATATCCAGAAAAACACGAAATATATCTATTAAAAACCAGATATAAATTGCAACCTTTCTATGAGGCACTGTTGTGCATCTAAGTGGACCAAGCATCCTTCAAACCAACAAATCATTCTCAAAATGGTTTAAAGATAAAGTTCAATGATCACACCTTAGAAGATAAACATTCATACACATTATCAACAACTTACAGGATCAAATGAACACGCTTTGATTTTGATATAGTACAATAAAGAGTATTTGGGAAATAACTTACATACCGATCAAACATGCTCTGCAGGATGCACCAATTCAAAGTCCATTCAAGGGTCTTAGTAAGTATCAAATGGTATTGTGTTCCATTTGAACTAGATTTCACTCGAGGACCAGCACCTGGGACCCAAGGAGAAATTGGGAAAGCAAGCACACCCTTGTTGAGCAATCCAATTAAGTAGTTCTCTTTCCGCATCAATCTCATGATGATGTCGTGGGCAGAAAGATCCTTTACCACACATAGTGGACGAGTACTTTGTACCAGAATAACTTTGTCAAGAATTGTAGCCCAGGGCATGGTTTGAAGTTCATTGTCAGTAACATGAAGACTGTAACAAAATCATAGTAAGTTATGACAAAAACATGTGAAGTTGTAAGCCATGGAAAATTAACCATATGCTTCAATGTGTTTCATTGTTTATCATTCATACTTACGTGTTGTAGTAAAACTGTCGAATCTCCAGAGTATACTTTAGCTGTGCAAAGAACCTCAAGAAGCAAAATATCCAATAGATAGAAAATATTCCCAAGTATCCAACAATAATAGCTTTCGTAAGTGTTAGTGGGGTTAAAGGGTGTTCATTAAGAGCTTCTTTAGCAAGATCACAAGGCTTAATTCCAGACTCAACTGCATCCATCCCACACTTTGCATTCCGGAGCCCATTCCAATCAACATACAGCAAAAAAAATCCTGAAAAACAAATGGTGAAGCCCAGACTTAGAAGTTCAACAATCCACTTTGTAAGGATGCACCATAGACCTTTCTCGCAGTAGTAACTATAAAGTCTTTCAAAGAAGAGATCCAAATCGGTAATCGGTTCTACATTTAGGCTTTCACCATTAAGAAGCCCTGAAGGGCTCTCACTTCCTGGACTTGGGATCTTTCCATAATTAGACAACTCAATCTCTGGTGGAATATCATTAAGTAAATCTGTTGTCAGTGATGATGCACCTTGCTCTTTCCATTTGAATATACTAAAAGCATTGACACCCCTTGGTCTGCTAAACATTGTTCACAGACACTAACAGTAGGCATCAACAGCCAGTCCATGCCCCAAAGCCCAAAATGGTTATGACAAGTTTCTACAATCATGGAAGAATCATATATTAGAATTTCCAAAGGTGAATACAAAAGCAGTATAATGAGAAACCAAGTTGTTGCCACTGGCCACCATATTTTCCAACCCACTTAAAcaatggaaaaataaaagagaagaacAAATATGAAGCACCGGAAAATATGGGCAACTCAACAACATGGTTTCTCATTATACTGCTTGACACTGGCCACCGTATTTTCACATCATTTTCTTTGAGATGGCAGCATGAAATATCTAATCAATAGTCTCTAGAGCAAGATTTCCACCAATGAAGAACATCATACCTGATCATGATCTATCTCAGTATCAACACCAACAATCCAAAAAGAATTGAAGGGGGAGCTGCACCTAAAGTGTCATCCTAAAATGTCAGCATCACAACATTttccaaaagcatataaaaaatagaATTTCGTAAAAGAAAATTATAGGCAGTATTTAACAGTGACAGTAAGGTTACAATCAGCAAGCAGTAGTGACAAACAAGGAATGAGTATAATCTCTGTACTTATTCAGTATTAAGAGAGGGTTGTTGACAGATCTTCTAATAATCCTTAGGTACAGAGATCAGTTTGAAAACAAAATATGTAAtatgaggagaaggaaacttCAGAGAAACCAAAATACCACCCAGCTCCTTTCTTATCTTCCATAAAAAATTACGCATCAAGCTGTTAGGACATTCCTACACAAACTTCTCAGCTCATCCACACCTGTGTAACTAACTTTGCTCCCTAGTCCCTTCTCTTTGCTGACATGGCCTTCCTCCTTTGACTTGCTTGTTTTACTGTGAAATTCCCCTTTTTCCTCCACTGGTACCACCACACAGTTCTTAATGTTCAATAAGAATCAAAATCAGTTGCACAAAATCCTTGGTGTCAGTTTTGAACAACCGAATAGGGTCAATAACCATAACTTAGGTTAGTGCAATATAGAACAATTTGAGGGCATGCCATACTCTCAACAATCTTTCTCTTCTGAATACTTTCTTCCTCAACATTTTCTTGTCAAATTCAACTACAAGACAAATATTTATCCTCCTTAAGGCGCCAGCCAAACTCTTAAGCAGCAACCTTCATCAATGTCAACAATTTGAGCAGAATTTTCATTTCAAGCTACTAGGCTATACTCATGACATCATTGTACTCTGTATCCAGAATCTTATCTACTTCACACTTATATCAGTATAGTCAACCCAAAAAAAGAAGTTTCAGTTTTATTTCCCCTCCTTCTTACAACACATTCAAACATATTCATAACTTCAATTCTAGTGTTACGGGATATGTTGACACTACACAATCTTCTAGCTAACTAGCAAATTGTACACACACTTCACCCCAATCAAAATGCCTAATATAGCACTCACTAAACCATGCATACCTATGCCAACCCCATCTAACTAGCAAATTGTATACACACTTCACCCCAATCAAAATGCCTTGCCTAATATAGCACTCACAATGCCATATTGCCATGCACACCAATGCCAACCCCATTGCAGAGACCATGAGCACAAaagtattatatatatatatatatatatatgtatatgtatatgtatatgtatatgtagTAGCATTAACAAAATTTCTCATCTAAAAAGGGAAAAGGCAAtgatcttttttcttttgtggATTGCTCATAGAGCAAAAATCCAGAAGGAAAAGCAATAACTAAACTACATCAATATTTAACTAAATAATTCTGTGAGGCATTAAAGCATAACTACATTATGAGACATTGTGCTGCTGCAAACAAAAATGATCATCATTTATAGACACTTATAAGCAAACGTAGATAAGTGTAAAAAACCAATCTTTGCAATAAAAACTAATTCAACAAAACCAAAAACACACATGAATCAACACATGATGATATTGCAACCTCGCAAACCCGTTTCGATGAAACAAAAACCAGCCATACCCAGATAGTGAAATACAATAGTATTGAGCAAAGGGATAACCCCACAAAAATGGAAggtaaatatatattaaatggaGCAAAAAATAGCAAGAAAAAAAGATAAAGGTAGTacctttgaagtttgaagtaaGCAGTAACGGAGGAATCGAGTGAAGTAATGGAATTTGGGGAAAATGAAAAGAGGGTTGAATTGATTGAAGAATTTGAGACGAAACGAGtttgcagaagaagaagaagagagggatTTTGTTTTGTGGAGAGAGTTGCGTGGAGGAAGATGAAGTTACAGTGAGAATAATGATTATATTATTGAtgaatttaattgaatttttaaGAGATTGCGTTTAGGTTTTTGATGCGTCTCTTCTGTTTCTCAAGCTTTCGTTTCTCCTTCCCTGCAAGATTGCTGCTTTATTTCAAGGACGtgtttggatatcgttttttttttttttttgtcttaaccaaggtatccccacggccgacagccatgagactaattcttcgccccacggtcagcgcactaagcggtagggggctggccaaggagttttttctattcgcaagagttgggattcgaattctcaaccacttgcttaaaggatgaagtgctgaaccactacaccaaccCACTTGGTTGTGTTTGGATATCGTTTAAATTACTTTAGTCTTGCATCAatgaaaaataacatttattaatGAAGTGTTCAACAAAACAAACAACTCCTTtataataaaaacaaacaatAGTCAAACATAGTTGATGTTTATGAGACATACTTGATACTTCAATCGTAATACTTAAGACTTGATGTCTTGTGGGCTTATGGGGTCAGATATAAGTGAGATCAGTAGCAAAGTGATGTTTGAGGAGAGCAAGATGACGCTAGTTCTAAGGCACACTTCACCTTAATATTTGAAGACTTCATGTTGTTTGGGGTTGTAGACTAGAATGAGTGATTTGGATATgaggaacttttttttttggtcaatggatATGAGGAACTTGAGTCAAAGTTTTTTGTCTTGGGCCTAGCAGATATTGGGTTGGAAGAGGTGGCTTTTTTTCCTGAAGTGGGCAACATGCTTAGGTTTGGGCCAAACTTAGGTAATCTAGGTCAAAGGAGACGAGTTATCCCGTGAGGCGTGCAAGATCTGTTGTATACCTTAGATTTTATGTTGATTAGGTCAAAACGCACGACCCCACGATCGGCACCTGTAGCCACATGGTCCAGGTAGTTACACATTAGACTAGGATTTTCATGTATAAAAGGGGGACATGTAAATTTTGTAATGTGCATAGATTAATTTTTGAATTGAATTCTTTGTTCTTAGCtcagtgcatgtttggtttcaatTCTAGTACCATTAAATGTGGATTCATCTTTCCAAAAGCAACTGTTTATTATTTCTACTAGATGTGGATCACACACACACCTAGATGTGAATTTATTTGGATTTTCTAACTCTCAGTTATGTCTCCCCGAGTTCACTTGGTGAAGAATTTGACATGAGGTTAATTATTTTcaacattttatttttcctaATTTCCCCCCATTTTGGCTTTCTAACCAAGCTTCTAGTGTTCAACTGTTCATCCTTTCCTAGTAGATTAACCAGAAAAATTTCCATCCTTCTCTTGTTCTCCATTCAGCATGTCTTGAACAATCTGCAAATTTCCACTTAAATAAAATTCTTTGGCCAAATTAAACTTGTATTATTATacgttatataataaaaaaagaattatgTCGGAGGCTCAATTTGTGAACAAACAAGGAGCATAAACTAAACTAGGCAAGAAGTTTGTTTTGTTCCACATAGGTTGCATCTGATCCTGTTTCTTGACTTTATACATATGAATGTTTACACTATCGATTCAACTATTAAATTCAAACAAGTCACCTTCAATTTTTGTCGCCAATAACTCTCTTTCTGTTTTGTGGCCAACCATATCTGTTTCACATTACTCATGTTATTGGAATTGACATCTTAACCTTGTTGTTAACAAAATTCTTCTCTATAAAAACTAAAGCCATTTTCGTACACAACATACAACAACCTCATCCAGATAAAACTCTTGAAAGACAGTGAGTCTAATTCACGACTCAATCAGTCGTAAGAACATACATACTAAGGGGTGAAACAAATGTTGAAGGATGCAAGAAATTAGCATGAGTAGTAGGCAGAGAGTAGTGTTGGAATTCAGAACACCCCAACACCCATCTTTAGGCACAAACAACTGGGGAGGTGTATCTCCTTTGTTAGCAAGGAACATACCCCAGGAATCACTTGAAAACAAGTATACAAGACTCAACTCTGACCGGACCCGCGATGAGATCTTTCCACCTGATTATGACTACTCCTCTGAACACATAGCCTGCAAGAAACACATTAACAGAGGCAGAGGATTTCTATTTAGGTTCCTGTTTCGGCGGAAAGAAAAGATAACTACTGTTACTTTGGGTTCCAATTCAAAGAAGAGAACATGGTTTCCGAGATTAGACCCTCAAAATAGGTGGCCTAATGGTTGGTGTTGATACTTGAACTAGTTGAATATCATATCCATTGCATAGACTTTGTTGTTGTGTTGCCTTGTGATCTGAAAATGCCATTTGAATGATTAAGACA
This is a stretch of genomic DNA from Lotus japonicus ecotype B-129 chromosome 1, LjGifu_v1.2. It encodes these proteins:
- the LOC130730544 gene encoding autophagy-related protein 9-like, with amino-acid sequence MFSRPRGVNAFSIFKWKEQGASSLTTDLLNDIPPEIELSNYGKIPSPGSESPSGLLNGESLNVEPITDLDLFFERLYSYYCEKGLWCILTKWIVELLSLGFTICFSGFFLLYVDWNGLRNAKCGMDAVESGIKPCDLAKEALNEHPLTPLTLTKAIIVGYLGIFSIYWIFCFLRFFAQLKYTLEIRQFYYNTLHVTDNELQTMPWATILDKVILVQSTRPLCVVKDLSAHDIIMRLMRKENYLIGLLNKGVLAFPISPWVPGAGPRVKSSSNGTQYHLILTKTLEWTLNWCILQSMFDRNFHVRRDFVSNPKTLQKRLVVVGFVMLLLSPFLVIFMLVYLFLRHAEQFYNHPSTASSRRWSNLSRWIFREFNEVEHLFRHRINNSVLHASDYVKQFPSPIISIIAKFISFVSGGFAAILIIIAFLEESLLEGHIFGRNLFWYAAVFGTITAISRAAIANELLVLDPEGAISMVVQHTHYMPKRWRGKESTEKVRIEFETLFQYTGMMLLEEMASIFLTPYLLLFIVPKRVDDILQFIADFTVNVEGVGHVCSYSSFDFQEHGNSNYGSPYNAPRSRRSSQGKMEKSFLSFQSSYPSWEPNAQGKRFSLNLRTFREQKLRVHGNRHPASSPSRMFRDSPTPNMGSNGDRNRFISRESPYSTSVTDNHLSSLWLIETIQNNHPYLLDWYYTSQPHDTTLRDVVPSEPFGGIEHHSREHWMPNLTQNEPVYEENSHEYLEVRAVSQLGASTSAPIFRESLIQDLNHNELSPSARSPWWDRSGPQGGHAQTSFFEPPDFNQQAAFGYHDKYSDRGSEDQDHEQRFYWRDYNKLSRTACTDDDLEAGEFKLHFDDIYSRPPDTPTVNVQTFE